The following are from one region of the Cyanobium gracile PCC 6307 genome:
- the bioA gene encoding adenosylmethionine--8-amino-7-oxononanoate transaminase, protein MNRPGWHPHLWHPFTQVATADPPLRVVRGEGALLELEDGRRLIDAISSWWVTLHGHGEPAIAEALARQAHTLEQVGFSDFRHPAAEQLAERLAACSGLERLFFSDNGSTAVEVALKIAWQWWRNRGEPRRQLIAFDGAYHGDTFGAMAVGERSLFSEAFEPLLFAVARAPWPATWWGVEGVAARETAALERLEQLLETPTAAVILEPLLQGAGGMALVREEFLRKVEALVRASGALLIADEVMTGFGRSGHLFACQRAGIHPDLMALSKGLTGGFLPMGVTLAREAIFEGFIGTTPGLTLFHGHSFTANPLGCAAALASLTLLEERPERHQGFEARHRPHLEALARHPLVRRPRLLGSVAAFEVATDAPGYLNPLGRRLQQLALERGVFLRPLGQVVYLLPPLCIDDDQLARCYAVIEKALSSL, encoded by the coding sequence CTGAATCGCCCCGGCTGGCATCCCCACCTCTGGCACCCCTTCACCCAGGTGGCCACCGCCGACCCGCCCCTGCGGGTGGTGCGCGGCGAGGGCGCCCTGCTGGAGCTGGAGGACGGCCGCCGGCTGATCGATGCCATCAGCAGCTGGTGGGTGACCCTGCACGGCCACGGCGAGCCCGCCATCGCCGAGGCCCTGGCCCGCCAGGCCCACACCCTGGAGCAGGTGGGCTTCTCCGATTTCCGCCACCCGGCCGCCGAGCAGCTGGCCGAGCGCCTGGCGGCCTGCAGCGGGCTGGAGCGGCTGTTCTTCTCCGACAACGGCTCCACGGCGGTGGAGGTGGCCCTCAAGATCGCCTGGCAGTGGTGGCGCAACCGGGGCGAACCGCGCCGGCAGCTGATCGCCTTCGACGGGGCGTATCACGGCGACACCTTCGGCGCCATGGCGGTGGGGGAGCGCTCCCTGTTCTCCGAGGCGTTCGAGCCGCTGCTGTTCGCCGTGGCCCGGGCCCCCTGGCCCGCCACCTGGTGGGGCGTCGAGGGGGTGGCGGCGCGGGAGACCGCCGCCCTGGAGCGGCTGGAGCAGCTGCTGGAGACGCCCACCGCGGCGGTGATCCTCGAACCATTGCTGCAGGGGGCCGGCGGCATGGCCCTGGTGCGGGAGGAGTTCCTGCGCAAGGTGGAGGCGCTGGTGCGCGCCAGCGGTGCCCTGCTGATCGCCGATGAGGTGATGACCGGCTTCGGCCGCAGCGGCCACCTGTTCGCCTGCCAGCGGGCCGGCATCCATCCGGACCTCATGGCCCTCTCCAAGGGGCTCACCGGCGGCTTCCTGCCCATGGGCGTCACCCTGGCCCGGGAGGCCATCTTCGAGGGCTTCATCGGCACCACCCCCGGCCTCACCCTCTTCCACGGCCACAGCTTCACCGCCAACCCCCTCGGTTGCGCCGCCGCCCTGGCCAGCCTGACCCTGCTGGAGGAGCGGCCGGAGCGCCACCAGGGGTTCGAGGCGCGCCACCGCCCCCACCTGGAGGCCCTGGCGCGCCACCCCCTGGTGCGGCGGCCGCGGCTGCTGGGCAGCGTCGCCGCCTTCGAGGTGGCCACCGACGCCCCCGGCTACCTGAATCCCCTCGGCCGCCGCCTGCAGCAACTGGCCCTGGAGCGGGGGGTGTTCCTGCGGCCCCTGGGGCAGGTGGTCTACCTGCTGCCGCCGCTCTGCATCGACGACGACCAGCTGGCCCGCTGCTACGCGGTGATCGAGAAAGCCCTCTCGAGCCTCTGA
- the bioD gene encoding dethiobiotin synthase: protein MRLVVCGTDTDVGKTVVSALLVQGLGATYWKPVQSGMEGGGDTGRVQQLLGLPPERVWPEAYRLTAPVSPHWSAERDGITIDPARLALPAGDGPLVVETAGGLLVPLRRNWLQIEQIAVWGLPVLLVARSGLGTLNHTLLSLEALSRRSIPVLGLVLNGDPHPDNPRTLEALGGVPVLAELPPLDPLEREGLERQWQRSGLARSLQP from the coding sequence ATGAGGCTGGTGGTCTGCGGCACCGACACCGACGTGGGCAAGACGGTGGTGAGCGCCCTGCTGGTGCAGGGGCTGGGGGCGACCTACTGGAAGCCGGTGCAGAGCGGCATGGAGGGGGGCGGCGACACGGGCCGGGTGCAGCAGCTGCTGGGGCTGCCGCCGGAGCGGGTGTGGCCGGAGGCCTACCGGCTCACGGCCCCCGTCTCCCCCCACTGGTCGGCGGAGCGGGACGGGATCACGATCGATCCGGCCCGGCTGGCCCTGCCGGCCGGGGACGGCCCCCTGGTGGTGGAGACGGCCGGCGGGCTGCTGGTGCCCCTGCGGCGCAACTGGCTGCAGATCGAGCAGATCGCCGTCTGGGGGCTGCCGGTGCTGCTGGTGGCCCGCAGCGGCCTGGGCACCCTCAACCACACCCTGCTGTCTCTGGAGGCCCTCTCCCGGCGTTCGATCCCCGTGCTCGGGCTGGTGCTCAACGGCGATCCCCACCCCGACAATCCCCGCACCCTGGAAGCCCTCGGCGGCGTGCCGGTGCTGGCGGAGCTGCCGCCCCTCGATCCCCTCGAGCGGGAGGGCCTGGAGCGGCAATGGCAGCGCAGTGGCCTGGCCCGTAGCCTGCAGCCATGA
- a CDS encoding alpha/beta fold hydrolase: MPSPPEAAPASSLQVIAMHGWAGDGLGWDLLRQALAAPGWHWQCGERGYGGRTPAHPQWAPGGRRLLIGHSMGPHLLPPSLLEQAEAVVLLASFARFLPPGREGRRLQTALAGMAAQLAEGPDETDTARRAQRMLQAFLEKAASPDPPELLPSGPASQPVGPEGRRRLRDDLERLAACADLPPGFPEDVPVLIVEAGADRIVGPEARALLRERLPHAEVLHFEGAGHCLLQAPLPSELRRWITGTLGP; encoded by the coding sequence ATGCCCTCGCCCCCTGAGGCCGCCCCGGCTTCGTCCCTGCAGGTGATCGCCATGCACGGCTGGGCCGGCGACGGCCTGGGCTGGGACCTGCTGCGCCAGGCCCTCGCCGCGCCGGGCTGGCACTGGCAGTGCGGCGAACGGGGCTACGGCGGCCGCACGCCCGCCCATCCCCAATGGGCCCCCGGCGGCCGGCGGCTGCTGATCGGCCATTCGATGGGCCCCCACCTGCTGCCCCCCTCGCTGCTTGAGCAGGCCGAGGCCGTGGTGCTGCTGGCCAGCTTCGCCCGCTTCCTGCCCCCGGGCCGCGAGGGGCGCCGCCTGCAGACCGCCCTCGCCGGCATGGCGGCCCAGCTCGCCGAAGGACCCGACGAAACCGACACGGCCCGCCGCGCCCAGCGGATGCTGCAGGCCTTCCTGGAGAAGGCGGCCTCCCCTGATCCCCCCGAGCTCCTGCCCTCGGGCCCCGCCAGCCAGCCGGTGGGGCCCGAGGGCCGGCGGCGGCTGCGCGACGACCTGGAGCGTCTGGCGGCCTGCGCCGATCTGCCGCCCGGCTTTCCCGAAGACGTACCGGTGCTGATCGTGGAGGCCGGCGCCGATCGAATCGTGGGGCCCGAGGCGCGCGCCCTGCTGCGCGAGCGCCTGCCCCACGCCGAGGTGCTCCACTTCGAAGGGGCGGGCCACTGCCTGCTGCAGGCGCCCCTGCCGAGCGAGCTGCGCCGCTGGATCACCGGCACCCTCGGCCCATGA
- a CDS encoding aldo/keto reductase produces the protein MPVLSLGGMRFQQSWSDLPAEAVEAGSQANLEATLQAALAAGLHHIETARHYGTSERQLGWLLPRLPDPRRILQTKVPPAADPAAFEADLRTSFERLGLDGEGGPDGEAGRVDLLAIHGVNTPELLDQTLRPGGCLAVARRWQEEGRIGHVGFSTHAPLPLILEAIASDQFDYINLHWYFIRQDNRAAIEAATAHDMGVFVISPTDKGGHLHSPSKRLCELCAPLHPIVFNDLFCLSAPGIHTISVGAASPQDLDLHLEAVALLPRAGELLPPILARLEEARRRALGDDWLASWDRGLPAWEDTPGRINLPVLLWLHNLLEAWDLEAYGRARYGLLGQGGHWFPGENAEALDGSVSEVELLAVLQASPWAAEIPDLLRRLRGRLGGEAVKRLQVA, from the coding sequence ATGCCGGTGCTCTCCCTGGGGGGAATGCGCTTCCAGCAGAGCTGGAGCGACCTGCCGGCCGAGGCGGTGGAGGCCGGCAGCCAGGCCAATCTCGAGGCCACGCTGCAGGCCGCCCTGGCGGCGGGGCTGCACCACATTGAGACGGCCCGCCACTACGGCACCTCGGAACGGCAGCTGGGCTGGCTGCTGCCCCGGCTGCCGGATCCCCGGCGGATCCTCCAGACCAAGGTGCCCCCGGCCGCCGACCCGGCCGCCTTCGAGGCCGACCTGCGCACCAGCTTCGAGCGGCTGGGCCTGGACGGCGAGGGGGGGCCAGACGGCGAAGCGGGCCGGGTTGATCTGCTGGCCATCCATGGTGTCAACACGCCGGAGTTGCTCGATCAGACCCTGCGGCCCGGCGGTTGCCTGGCGGTGGCCCGCCGCTGGCAGGAGGAGGGCCGGATCGGCCACGTGGGCTTCTCCACCCATGCGCCGCTGCCCCTGATCCTGGAGGCGATCGCCAGCGACCAGTTCGACTACATCAACCTGCACTGGTACTTCATCCGCCAGGACAACCGGGCGGCGATCGAGGCCGCCACCGCCCATGACATGGGGGTGTTCGTGATCAGCCCCACCGACAAGGGGGGCCACCTGCACAGCCCCTCCAAGCGCCTGTGCGAGCTCTGCGCGCCGCTGCATCCGATCGTCTTCAACGACCTGTTCTGCCTGTCGGCCCCCGGCATCCACACCATCAGCGTCGGTGCCGCCTCGCCGCAGGATCTGGACCTGCACCTGGAGGCGGTGGCGCTGCTGCCCAGGGCCGGGGAGCTGCTGCCACCGATCCTGGCCCGCCTCGAGGAGGCCCGCCGCCGGGCCCTCGGCGACGACTGGCTGGCCAGCTGGGACCGGGGTCTGCCCGCCTGGGAGGACACCCCCGGCCGGATCAACCTGCCGGTGCTGCTCTGGCTGCACAACCTGCTGGAGGCCTGGGACCTGGAGGCCTACGGCCGCGCCCGCTACGGCCTGCTGGGCCAGGGGGGCCACTGGTTTCCGGGGGAGAACGCCGAGGCCCTCGACGGCAGCGTCAGCGAGGTCGAGCTGCTGGCGGTGCTGCAGGCCAGCCCCTGGGCCGCCGAGATCCCCGACCTGCTGCGGCGCCTGCGGGGGCGGCTGGGGGGCGAGGCGGTGAAACGGCTGCAGGTGGCCTAG
- a CDS encoding DUF3143 domain-containing protein, with protein MATLPPAPTPLYNHPLPALEAWLRQLGASQSRSNVAHWDLHRPEWSARIEMEVEELRVSWHQEGRTTARQFPYGLSRADVEAAILAGP; from the coding sequence ATGGCGACCCTGCCCCCCGCGCCTACCCCCCTCTACAACCACCCCCTGCCCGCCCTGGAGGCCTGGCTGCGCCAGCTGGGCGCCAGCCAGTCGCGCAGCAACGTGGCCCACTGGGACCTGCACCGCCCCGAGTGGAGCGCCCGCATCGAGATGGAGGTGGAGGAGCTGCGGGTGAGCTGGCACCAGGAGGGCCGCACCACGGCGCGCCAGTTCCCCTATGGACTCTCGCGGGCCGACGTGGAAGCGGCGATCCTGGCGGGACCCTGA
- a CDS encoding methyltransferase domain-containing protein has translation MSAFPLQVVGAFGRHAADYEGQAGLQRGIAWRLARLCRDLPAPPPGAPRADLGAGSGLLSRALLHHCPGLAGRPLLQLDLCPELLARNPLATAGPEPLVWDLNGGLPAALEPAGLLVSSFALQWLEAPAQELERWGRALAPGGWLALAVPVRGSFPQWHQAAAAAGVPCTALELPDADELIGALDRAGLATTLQQRLRFSRPAGNGLATLRRLRDLGAGSSRTAPLSPAQLRRLLRHWPCGAAISWDVLLLVGRRIA, from the coding sequence ATGAGCGCCTTCCCCCTGCAGGTGGTCGGGGCCTTCGGCCGCCATGCCGCCGACTACGAGGGCCAGGCCGGCCTGCAGCGGGGCATCGCCTGGCGGCTCGCCCGCCTTTGCCGCGACCTGCCGGCCCCACCGCCCGGCGCCCCCCGGGCCGATCTGGGCGCCGGCAGCGGCCTGCTCAGCCGCGCCCTGCTGCACCACTGCCCCGGCCTCGCCGGCCGCCCGTTGCTGCAGCTCGATCTCTGCCCCGAGCTGCTGGCCCGCAATCCCCTGGCCACCGCCGGCCCGGAGCCGCTGGTGTGGGACCTCAACGGCGGCCTGCCCGCCGCCCTGGAGCCGGCGGGGCTGCTGGTGTCGAGCTTCGCGCTGCAGTGGCTGGAGGCGCCCGCCCAGGAACTGGAGCGCTGGGGGCGGGCCCTGGCCCCCGGCGGCTGGCTGGCGCTGGCGGTGCCCGTGCGCGGCAGCTTTCCCCAGTGGCACCAGGCTGCCGCCGCGGCCGGGGTGCCCTGCACCGCCCTGGAGCTGCCCGACGCCGACGAACTGATCGGCGCCCTGGACCGCGCCGGCCTGGCCACCACCCTCCAGCAACGGTTGCGCTTCAGCCGCCCGGCCGGCAACGGCCTGGCCACCCTGCGGCGCCTGCGTGATCTGGGTGCGGGCAGCAGCCGCACCGCGCCGCTGAGCCCCGCCCAGCTGCGCCGCCTGCTGCGCCACTGGCCCTGCGGTGCGGCAATCTCGTGGGACGTGCTGCTGCTGGTGGGCCGGAGGATCGCATGA
- a CDS encoding 16S rRNA (guanine(527)-N(7))-methyltransferase RsmG: MAASPDPSAPPDAGLWQALGWTPTDDQLAALVALQEQLRLWNGRVNLTRLVEGDDFWIAQVFDSLWPWVPLLTAPGDVPVGLELIDVGTGGGFPGLALAIALPTARITLVDSVGRKLEAVRAMARSLGLDEGRLRLRCERVERTGRARDCRGRFDRAMARAVASAPVVAEYLVPLLKPDGLALLYRGQWGADDQRDLEAAVAVLRAKVDPVQRCDLPAGRGVRHGLWLRPAGPCPAAYPRAVGVPQKTPIAPGAITPGA; the protein is encoded by the coding sequence ATGGCCGCCAGCCCCGACCCCAGCGCCCCTCCCGATGCCGGCCTCTGGCAGGCGCTCGGCTGGACCCCCACCGACGACCAGCTGGCGGCGCTGGTGGCCCTGCAGGAGCAGCTGCGGCTCTGGAACGGCCGGGTCAACCTCACCCGGCTGGTGGAGGGCGACGATTTCTGGATCGCCCAGGTGTTCGACAGCCTCTGGCCCTGGGTGCCCCTGCTCACGGCCCCGGGCGACGTTCCGGTCGGCCTGGAGCTGATCGATGTGGGCACCGGCGGCGGCTTCCCCGGCCTGGCCCTGGCGATCGCCCTGCCCACTGCCCGGATCACCCTGGTGGATTCGGTGGGTCGCAAGCTGGAGGCGGTGCGGGCCATGGCCCGCAGCCTGGGGCTGGACGAGGGGAGGCTGCGGCTGCGCTGCGAACGGGTCGAGCGCACCGGCCGCGCCCGCGACTGTCGGGGACGCTTCGATCGCGCCATGGCCCGCGCCGTGGCCAGCGCGCCGGTGGTGGCCGAATACCTGGTGCCCCTGCTCAAGCCCGACGGCCTGGCCCTGCTCTACCGGGGCCAGTGGGGCGCCGATGACCAGCGGGATCTGGAGGCGGCCGTGGCGGTCCTGCGGGCCAAGGTGGATCCCGTGCAGCGCTGCGACCTGCCGGCAGGCCGGGGGGTGCGCCACGGCCTCTGGCTGCGGCCGGCCGGTCCCTGTCCGGCCGCGTATCCCCGGGCCGTGGGGGTGCCCCAGAAGACGCCGATCGCGCCGGGGGCCATCACGCCAGGGGCCTAG
- a CDS encoding J domain-containing protein, which translates to MSSTAKPSTPTHYQVLQLQPTATDQELRQAFRGLSKRYHPDTTALPASEAEVAFRQLRQAYAVLSDPAARRLYDAALAQPAPPAPLRPAPAPVVRPVPVRRALSGGEWFALLLLAVALVLSLVLGLGVAWARGAELMAWPSWWSELEAASVPPAPLAPAPVAPAELVPPVGEAQALPSPPTPLPQPPAA; encoded by the coding sequence ATGTCCTCCACAGCCAAGCCCTCCACCCCCACCCACTACCAGGTGCTGCAGCTGCAGCCCACCGCCACCGATCAGGAGCTGCGGCAGGCGTTCCGGGGTCTCAGCAAGCGCTATCACCCCGACACCACCGCCCTGCCGGCGAGCGAGGCCGAGGTGGCCTTCCGGCAGCTGCGTCAGGCCTACGCCGTACTGAGCGACCCGGCCGCCCGACGGCTCTATGACGCCGCCCTGGCCCAGCCGGCCCCCCCAGCGCCGCTGCGGCCCGCACCGGCGCCCGTCGTCCGGCCCGTGCCGGTGCGCCGGGCCCTGTCCGGCGGCGAGTGGTTCGCCCTGCTGCTGCTGGCCGTGGCCCTGGTGCTCAGCCTGGTCTTGGGGCTCGGGGTGGCCTGGGCACGCGGTGCCGAACTGATGGCCTGGCCCAGCTGGTGGTCGGAGCTGGAGGCGGCCTCGGTGCCCCCGGCTCCGCTGGCCCCTGCCCCAGTGGCTCCAGCCGAGCTGGTGCCCCCTGTCGGCGAGGCCCAGGCGCTCCCCTCGCCGCCCACCCCGCTCCCCCAGCCGCCCGCCGCCTGA
- a CDS encoding ferredoxin, whose amino-acid sequence MSATGPAAGLDPALAFRTAVAPESAATGREPVLGGALRQQAVWVDEAVCIGCRYCAHVAGNTFVVEPDWGRSRALRQDGDSTERIQEAIDTCPVDCIHWVPYEQLPALRAQLDDQEIQPLGLPSHGRRRRTLPRPVPPAP is encoded by the coding sequence GTGAGCGCGACGGGTCCCGCCGCCGGTCTCGACCCCGCCCTCGCCTTCCGCACCGCGGTGGCCCCCGAGTCGGCGGCCACCGGCCGGGAGCCGGTGCTGGGCGGGGCCCTGCGTCAGCAGGCCGTCTGGGTTGATGAGGCCGTCTGCATCGGCTGCCGCTACTGCGCCCATGTGGCCGGCAACACCTTCGTGGTGGAACCCGACTGGGGACGCTCCCGGGCCCTGCGCCAGGACGGCGACAGCACCGAGCGGATCCAGGAGGCGATCGACACCTGCCCGGTGGACTGCATCCACTGGGTGCCCTACGAGCAGCTGCCGGCCCTGAGGGCCCAGCTCGACGACCAAGAGATCCAGCCCCTGGGGCTGCCCTCCCACGGCCGCCGCCGCCGCACCCTGCCCCGCCCCGTCCCGCCAGCGCCGTGA
- a CDS encoding DUF1257 domain-containing protein, producing the protein MSHFSTVKTELRDRQALVDALRDLGHPPAEGTCQVRGYRGQTVTADLAIPQADGVDIGFRFNPDSGSYELVTDLELWKQPIPVERFLAKLTQRYALRTILASTVEEGFQVSEQTNHQDGSIELVVTRWDA; encoded by the coding sequence ATGTCGCACTTCAGCACCGTCAAGACCGAGCTGCGCGATCGCCAGGCCCTGGTGGACGCCCTCCGCGACCTGGGCCACCCTCCGGCCGAGGGCACCTGCCAGGTGCGCGGCTACCGCGGCCAGACGGTGACCGCCGATCTCGCCATCCCCCAGGCCGACGGCGTCGACATCGGCTTCCGCTTCAACCCCGACAGCGGCAGCTACGAGCTCGTCACCGACCTGGAGCTCTGGAAGCAGCCCATCCCGGTGGAGCGCTTCCTGGCCAAGCTCACCCAGCGCTATGCCCTGCGCACCATCCTGGCCAGCACCGTCGAGGAGGGTTTCCAGGTGAGCGAGCAGACCAACCACCAGGACGGCAGCATCGAACTGGTGGTGACCCGCTGGGACGCCTGA